Within the Acidobacteriota bacterium genome, the region CAGGTGATGACCGACTCGGCGCTGTACGCCGACGTGGTGCTGCCGGCCACGACGTTTCTCGAGCACTACGACTTCGCGCGCGGCTACGGACCGATCACGCTGCAGCTGGGTAAGCCGGTGATCGATGCGGTGGGCGAATCGCGGCCCAACAGCGACGTGTTCCTCGACCTGTCGCGGCGCATGGAGGTGTCGTTCGAGGGCGATCCCGAAGACGACCTCGAGTCGATGCTCGCCGTGCTCGGCCAGCTGCCCGAGGCGGTCGGTAACGGGCTGCGCGACAACTGGAAGGCGGCGCCACCGTACGGGGGGCGGCCCGTGCAGTTTGTAGACGTCTTTCCCAAGACGCCCGACCGCAAGGTGGCACTCTTTCCACCGGCCCTCGATCAACAGGCGCCACAGGGCCTGTACGGCTACCAGCCGGATCCGGGTAGCGTGGACTATCCGCTGGCGTTGATCTCGCCGGCGAGCGATCGCACGATCAGCTCCACCCTGGGCGAGTTGCCACGCCCCGAGGTGCGGCTTGAAATGAATCCGGCTGATGCCGCGGCGCGCGGCCTGGACGAGGGCGACGAACTACGGATGTGGAACGCGCTCGGCGAAGTGCGGATCAAGGCGCATCTCACGCACTTGGTGCGGCCAGGGACCGTGGCCATGCCGAAAGGCGTGTGGCGGCGTCACACGGCGAACGGCTATACGTCGAACGCCCTCTCGCCCGATACGTTGTCGGACCTCGGCGGCGGCGCCTGCTTCAATGATGCTCGGGTGCAGGTTGCGAAGTGTGAGCAGTGACGAGAGCCGAGTAGCCTCCGGCTTTAGCCGGAGTTCGGTGAGAAGTGAGAAGTGAGAAGTGAGAAGTACCGACCGGGGGTAGTTGGCGCGGCACTTCTCTCTTCCCGAGTGCGAAACTTACAAACGCATCGACGAACTATTCGACAGACGGGAGCTTGCCCCGTCCACCCCGGCTGGCCTGGCCGCCCTTGCGCCCCGCGCGGCGGGCTTCGTCGGCTGACCACTCGTGCGCGGTGCCCTTGGCGTGTGCGGCCCGGCCGCCCTTGCTGGCAATTTCGCGCTGCTTCTCTGCTGACATCGAGGCAAAACCCCGGCGTGCCTTTCGGATCTCAAACATAGTGACCTCCCATCGGTCGGTTAGACGAATACCTGCCGTCCTATTAGCGAATCGCGTGCCAGCTCAGCTTCCTGGGCAAGTCGCTAAGATGCTATTCTTCAGTGAGTTACACAGTTACAACGCATTACAAAGTAGACCTAAGCCCATCCATGTGCATTGAATCGCTACAGATGGGCTACATACTGCCGAGGATCAATACAATCCGATGATGGCCAAATCGAAGCTGGCACTGGTCTTCGGCGTGACCCTGCCACTGGTCGCGGTCGCCGCGTTTCTGAGCCCGCGGGGCCAGGACTTTGCCGAGCGCCTCGCTGAAAATCGCCGTTGCTGCCAGCTTCCGTTCACGCGGGCTTTCGCCATCGCGCTCAAGGAGACGCAGGGCAACCCGCCCTACCCGTCGGAGATCGGCCAGGACAAGTGGGTGGCAGAAGCGATGTTCCCGGACGTAACCGACGGCGTGTTCCTGGATGTCGGCTCCGGACATGGCCAGATCGGCTCGAACACGCGCGCGCTCGAAGATCGCGGGTGGACCGGCTTCTGCGTTGACCCCTTCCCGGTCGCCATGAACGGCCGTACCTGCCGGATGATCACGGAGGTCGTGTCGAACGAAGCCGGCAAGAAGGTGCAGTTCCATACCCACGACGGACTGGGCGGCATTGCCGACACGCTCGGCAAGTGGAAGGCCGAGGCGGTGAAGGCCCCCGCCGTGGAAATGACCACGGTCACGCTGGCCGAGGTGCTCAAGGGCGCCGGCGCGCCGGGCTTCATTCACTTCCTGAGCCTCGACATCGAGGGCGCGGAGCTCGACGCGCTGCGCGGCATCCCCTTCGACACGTACCGATTCGGCGCCATGGCGATCGAGCACAACGAGGAAGAACCGAAGCGCGCCGACATCATCACGTTCCTCGCGACGCACGGCTACCAGCGCGTCCATACCTACAAGCAGGACGACTATTTCGCGCCGGTTACGCAGCGCGACTAGCCAGGTGGAGCCTCGCTAGGATTCGGGAGGACGCTCGCTGCGGCGCGCCTTGTAGACGTCGCAGTCTTCGCAATTGCGGAGGTCGAACTCGTAGCGAACGACCGGCCAATACATGGGGTGGGCGCAGTAGACCAGTTCGCCGTCAACGATGGTGTGCGAGCCGAGGTCCTCGGGCAGGTCACCGGTGCGCCGGCCGTACCAGCAGGTGCGGTGGCGTTGCTCAGGCTCCACAGGGGCGATCATAGCCGGGATCACTCCCGGTCGCGACGGAGTAAGATTGGAGCGGAGGCGCCAGCAATGAGTATGTGTGGAGGACCGACCGGTCCACCTGACCAGCCGGTCACCAACAAGTCGGGACGGACGGTGTTTTGCGTGAAGTTCCAGAAGGATCTTCCCGGACTCGATGCGGCCCCCTGGCCCGGCGAGATTGGCCAGCGCGTCTACGAGAACGTGTCGGCCCAGGCCTGGAAGCTCTGGGAGGAACGCCAGAAGATGATTCTCAACGAGTACCGTTTGATGCCCTGGCAGAAAGAAGGCCAGGAAATGATTCGGACCCACATGGAGGACTTCTTCTTCGGCGCCGGCTCTGCGCTGCCGCCCGACTTCGTACCCCAGCAATCGAAATAACTACTGCGGCAAGACCTCGAGCCACGGCTCGATCGAGACCACCAGCCGGCCGTGTGCCTCGCGCACCGACTGCTCCGCCGCTTCCGGCGTCGGCCCGTGCGCGAAGATGAACCCAAGGTAGCTGGCCCCTTCCGGCAGTGCGACCAGGTGCTGATCGGGCTTGGCCGTCACCAGCACATCATCAACGCCGGCCACGGCCTTCGCCGCGTCCACGCCGGCCACCCCGCGGAATACGCCGCTGCGCGCAATCGGCATCATCATCACCGCCGAGGCCTCGGGCTCGCGCTGCCACTCGCCCCGCGGCTCGCCGAGCGCCAGCCGCAGCAACAGGTGTTCGAGACCGACCGGCGGCTCGCCCGGCTTCACGAATCGCAACGCCTTCGCGCACAGCCCGCCGATTGGCCGGGCCGCCACTTCCATGACATACACGCCACTGCTGTTGACGCGGCACTCGGCGTGCACCGGGCCATGGTGCAGGCCGATGGCCTGCGCCGCGCGCCCGACCACTTCTTGAATCTGCCGCTGCACTGCGGCGTCGGCACGGGAAGGGGTCACGTAGATCGTCTCTTCGAAGAACGGGCCGTCCAGCGGATCCGGCTTGTCGAACACCGCCAAGGTGTGCAGCCGGCCGTGTTCCATCACGCCTTCGAGCGCGTACTCGGCGCCGGGAATGTACGACTCGATCTGGATGACGTCGGCCTCGGCGTCACGAAGGTCCCGCACGTCACTCGACCCCAGCAGCCGCCGCACCCGCGCAAACGCCGTCACGAAACTCATCGCATCATCGGCGCGGATCACTCCGCGGCTGGCCGACAGCACGGTCGGCTTGATGACCACGGGAAACGACACCCGCGCGAGCAGGGTCGCTGGATCGGTGGCGGCCGGCACGGTGAAGAACGCGGGCACCGGCAACCCTGCCGCGCGAAGCCGCTCGCGCGACAACCGCTTGTCGCAAGCGATGGCCGCGGCGGCTGGCGGGTGGCCCGGCAGGCCCAGCAGCCGGGCGAGGTGCGCAGCCATCACGCTGGGGCGGTCACCCACGACCAGCACCCCCGACACGGGCCGGGCCTCGAGCGCCTTCAGGACGACATCCACCGATCGCCACTCCTCGTGAAAGCGAACCGGAATCGCGCCGTCGCGCCACGGGTCGTCGAGGTGATCGCAACGGTCGGTGGCATAGACCAGCTCGATGTCCAATGCCGCAGCCGCCTCGGCGAACATGCGGGTCTGGTAGCCGGTCGTCGTCGCCAGCAACAGAATCCTTGAACTCATAGCAGAGCCACCTGCTCTGCGGTGGGCTCCGCTCAACAGTACCAGGGTTCGTTCAGGTAAGGAACGTCGGTGCGAAGGCGCGGGGCCGAGGCCAGCGCCATCATCTGCTGCTGAAGTTCATCGACGCGCGGATCGGGGTGGCGCCACGGGAAGGTCAAGGTCTTCTGGTCGAAGGGACCAATGACCTGCTGGATGTCTTCCAGTTCCAGCAGCCGCGATTGCCATGTCACCAGGAGGCGAATGCCCCATTGGATCGGCGAGACGTGCGACGTGAGGCCGGCTGCCTCGACCACCTCCTGCAAGTCGCGATAGCCCTCGAGCGTGGTCCACGGCGTGAACGCCACGAACGTGGGAACCAGCGTCAGCCCTTCGTCCCGGCACAAGGCGGCGGCCGCCAGAAAGCCGGCGCGCGTATGTCCCTTCTCGAGTTTCGCCAGCACCTCATCATCGACCGACTCCACCGCGCTCGTCACGAACAGGCAGCCGGTCCGCGACAGTACCGGTAGCAGCTCGCGGTGCTGCAGCAGGTGCTCCACCTTGATGATCACATCGTAGGTGACGGCCGGGAACGCCGCGTGCAGCGCCTCGACCAGCCTGCGCGCGTGCGTCGGGCCGTTGAAGAAATCGGGATCGCCAAACGTGATGTGCGTTGCGCCGCCGGCCACCAGGGCCGCCACGTCGGCCATCACGACCTCGATCGGCACGACCCGGAACTGACCGTCGTAGACCGGCACGATCGGACAATGACGGCAGCGATGCTTGCACCCGCGCGTGGCATCGGTGGCGCCGACGACCTTGCGGCTGCCGTCCGGCATCTGCAAGCTGGCATAACGGTCGAGCGCCGGCAGGCCGGAACGGTCAGGCTGAATGAACGCCAAGCGTGCCAGGGGTGCCAGAGGTGCCAGGGGTGCCAAAGGTGCCAGGGTGCCGGGTGCCAGGGTGCCGAGTGCCGGCGTGCGTAGTGCCGGCGTGCGTAGTGCCACAGCGGCAGCTACCAGTTCCTCTTCGCTTTCGGGCCCGAGCACGATCGACACCCCGTGTTCGCGCAACAGGGCTTCGTTCAGCGGCGCATACAAGCCGTATGCGGCGATCGTCAGTGATGGATCGATGGCGCGCAGGCGGGCGATCACCGGCAGGGCCAGTCGCGTCGCCGTGTGCATGGGCAGGTATAACGCCGCGAGGCCGGCACCGGTCATGACGTCCGGCGAGAGCTTGTCGCGCGACAGGTCGATGCACCTCACCTCGAACCCGGCCCGCTTCAACCACGCCGCCGGCGACGCCAGGCCGAACGGCTGGCGGCCGAGGTCGAAGGTGCTCAGCAGGACGACGCGCACGCGAGCGATCTTACCTTGATGCGGCCGCTACTTTGCCGCTGCGCCTTTCTTCGGCAGCAACTGGCGCATCATCGGCACCAGGGCCAGCAGCACGAAGCCGGCGAGCATGGCAAACGCCGCGACCGAGCCAAACAGGGTCGGCAGCGCCATCGATTCGTAGAAGCCGGAGACACGGCCGCCAATGAAATTACCGACCGAGGTGGCGAGGAACCACACGCCCATCATCAAGCCGGCAATGCGCGGCGGCGCGAGCGTGGTCATGGCACTCAGGCCAACGGGGCTGAGCGCCAGCTCGCCGATCGTGTGCAGGAAGTAGGTGGCGGTCAGCCACATCGGGCTCACCATGGCGCCCTGTTCCGCCATGCGCGACGGGACGACCAGGATCAGGAAACCGGCGCCGACGAAGATCAGGCCGAACGCGAACTTGGCCGGGCTGGTCGGCTCCTTGCCGCTCGACGCCAGCTTGATCCACAACCACGCCATGACCGGCGCGAACATGAAGATGAAGAACGAGTTCATCGACTGGAACCAGCTGCTCGGAAACGACATGCCCATCGCTTCCGTCCGCGTGCTGCGATCGGCGAACAGGTTGAGCGTGGAGCCGGCCTGCTCGAACACCGACCAGAACAGCGACGCGGCGAAGAACAGCACGGTGATCACGTAAAGGCGCTTCTTCTCTTCGGGCGTCCACCCGCCCGAGAACAGCAGCCAGCCGAAGAAGCCCACCACCACCACCAGCAGGAACACGCCAGCGGCGTCAGACACCTGCGTGGCGCTCACCTGGATGACGCCGAAATACGCGGCCAGTCCGGCCACCAGGACCACCACCGCGCCACCACCCACCCAGGTCTGGATCTGCCGCTTCCACTGCGCGGCAATTGCCGGCGTCGGCGCCGGCGCGGGGTCGATGCCGGCGTCGCCCAGGTTGGTGGCGCCCATCACGTACTGAATCACGCCGATGAGCATGCCGAAGCCCGCGGCGGCGAAGCCCAGGTGCCAGCTCACCTGCTGGCCCAGGTAGCCGCAAACAAGCGGCGCCAGGAACGCCCCGAGGTTGATGCCCATGTAGAAGATCGAGAACCCGGCATCGCGACGAATGTCGGTTTCGCCGTAGAGCTTCCCGACGATCACGCTGACGTTGCCCTTGAGCAGGCCCGTGCCGATCACGATCAGGAACAGCCCGAGGTAGAACGTGGCCAGCGATGGCACCGCCATGCTGAAGTGCCCCGCGGCGATGATGATGCCGCCGTAGAGCACCGCGCGCCGCGGGCCGATCAGCCGGTCGGCGATCCACCCGCCCGGCATGGTGGCCAGGTAGACCATTGAGGTGTACAGGCCGTAGACCGCCCCACCCTGCGCGGCATCGAAGCCCAGCCCGCCCGCGGTGAGGGGGGCCGTCATGTACAACAGCAGCAACGCGCGCATGCCGTAGTAGCTGAAGCGCTCCCACATCTCGGTGAAAAACAACGTCGACAGGCCACGCGGGTGGCCGAAGAAGGCGCGGTCCTGGGCGGCGGGTGTGCTCATATGCGAAGCGTATTCTATCCCTGAGCTCACCCACTGGGCGATGACCGGTGAGGCGGCGATTACTGTATCCTGTGCCCCTCCGGACAGGCCGATTGCCCCAGCCAGCCTCGCTCGCCAGCTTCGTGCCCCGCGAAATCGGCTACGCCCTGGCCGAGGGGACAACACTGAGTCCGCGGACCACCGGCGCCGCGCTCGTCGCCGACATTTCCGGCTTCACGCCATTGACGGCCACGCTCGCCGCGCAGCTCGGCCCGACCCGGGCGGCCGAAGAGCTCGTTTATCACCTTGACGGGGTCTTCGAGCTGCTCGTCAACGAGATCCACCGCTATCGAGGCAGCGTCATCGGGTTTGCCGGGGATGCTGTCACCTGCTGGTTCGACGGCGGCGCCGAGCCCGAGGAACGAGCCGCCGCGCGGGCGGTCGCCGCGGCAACCGGCATTCGTGACGCCCTGCGTGATCGTCACATTACTTCGCCGAGCGGCCAGGTGTTCCCGATCAGGGTCAAGGCCGCGATCGCGACCGGGCCGGCCAGCCGCTTCCTGGTGGGCGACCCGGCGCATCAGAAGTTCGAAGTCATCGCCGGCGCCATCATGGATCGCACGGCGCGCGTCGAACGGACGATCACCAGCGGCGAAGTTGGCGTATCCGCCGAGGTCGCCGAACTGCTACAGGCGCAACTGCAGATCAGCGAGTGGCGCACCGGCCCGCACGACGCGCCGGTGGCCATCATCAGCCGGCTGGCCAGGCCCGTGACGCCAGACCCCTGGCCCGCCGAACCGCGCCTCGATGAGGCCGGCGTCCGTCCGTGGATGGTCAAGGACGTGCTCGAACGCCTCACCCGCGGGGAAGAAGCGCTGATGGGCGGCTTCCGGCGCGTGGCCGCCCTCTTCGTCACACTCGGCGGCATCGACTACGACCACGACCCAGATGCCGGCCGCAAACTCGACGCCTTCGTGCGATTCGTTCAAGAGGTTCTTGCCGCCTACGACGGACACCTTGTTGACCTGACGATGGGTGACAAAGGCAGCTATCTGTTTGCGGCCTTTGGCGCGCTCAGGACGCACGAGGATGATGCGCGGCGCGCGGTGACGGCGGCACTGGCGCTGCGAGGCTCTGGAGGAGATGCCGACAGACCCGATGCTGTTCGCATGGGTATTGCTCACGCCCAGGTCTATGTTGGCGCCTATGGCTGTGCGGCACGCCGAACCTTTGGCATCGTGGGACGCGAGGTCATCGTCGCGGCCCGGTTGATGGGCAAAGCCGAGGCCGGGCAGACACTGGTCACTGCCGACATCGCGAAGGCCTCGGAACGCTCGCACCGGTTCGATCAGCTGGGGCCGATGCTCCTTAGTGGCCTGCAAGGTCCCCGAGAGGTTCACCTGCTGCAGGGCGAATCCGACGCGCCGTACCATGCCACCACCAGCTCGACCCCCATGGTCGGCCGACACCGCGAGGTGGCGCTGATTCGTGATGCCCTGGCTCGCCCCTCCGCCACTCCCGGCGCGCGCGCCGCACGCCTCGTCATCGAGGCCAACGCCGGCATGGGCAAGTCCACCCTGCTGCAGGCGACCCGGCTCGTCGCCGAGGCCAGTGGCGTCCGCCTGCTCTCCGGCGGCGCCGACGCCATCCGCCGATCAACGGCGTATCACGCGTGGCGACAGGTGTTCCGCTCGGTGTTCGGCCTTTCCGATCGTCGCATGGGGAGACCGGAAGAGCCCGGCCTGGCCGAGCGGCACTGCCGCGAGCGGCTGGGCGCCATGGGCGCCGAGTGGGAGCGCCTGGCGCCGCTGCTCAATCCCGTTCTCGGGTTGTCGATTCCCGATAATCGAACGACCCGCGCGATGGCGGGCCAGGTTCGGGCCGACAATGCTCACGACCTGTTGATCCGGGTACTGCAGGCCGAGAGCGACCAAGGGGCCGTCGTCCTGTTCGTCGAGGATCTGCATTGGTTCGACTCGGCGTCGGCGGCGCTGCTGCGTCTCGCCGCTCGCGACCTGTCTCGCATTCCCATCATCGCGACCCGCCGCCTCAGCACCGAGATCTCGCACGGGTGGCAGGTGGCACCGGATGCGCAGATCATTGTTGTCGGTCCGCTCAGTGATACCGAAACCGACGAACTGCTGCGCGGCGTGCTCGCGGTAGACTCCATTCCGGCCGACCTGACGCGCTGGATTCTGGAACGCGCCGAAGGGTCGCCGTTCTTCACTCGAGAATTGGCGTTGGCCCTTCGCGACGCAGGCGCCGTGACCATCGAGGGTCGCGCCTGCCGGCTGGCGCGCACGGTCACGGAGCTCACGAAACAGGACTTTCCCGACACCGTTCAGGGAGTCATCGGCAGCCGCCTGGACCGGCTGCCGTCACAGCAGCAAACGGCGGTGAGGGTGGCGAGCGTAATCGGGCGCCTGTTCGCCATCAGGTTGCTCGGCGACGTCTACCCCGTTACCGAAGATCGACCGGGCCTGCCTGAGTCCCTCGCCGGCCTGAAGACCGCGGAGATTGCGCAGCCAGTTGGCGCCGCCGTCGAGCCGTCGTATCTGTTCAGTCATGCGCTGATCCAGGAAGTGGCCTACGCCGGTCTGCTGCACCAGCAACGGGCGTCACTGCATCTCGCGATTGGAGAATGGATCGAGCGGCACCCCTCCGGCGATGCCGGCACCGACGTGCCCTTGCTGGCTCACCACTTCGCCCACGCCGCTCGGGAGGAACGGACCTCGAGCACCGTTCGCAGCAAGGCGCTGAAGTACCTTGGCGACGCTGGGGCACAGGCGTTGAAGGCGTATATCAACACCGAGGCGGTCCGGTTCTTCCACGAAGCCCTCGACCTGGCCGGTAGCGAGGCCGCGCCCGACGCGCTGCGGTGGCATGCGGGCCTCGCCCACGCGCACATGGCGCTGGGCGAATTCGGCGCGTGCCGGCAGCACGCCCGCACGGCCCTCGACCTGCTGAACATGCCCTTTCCCGCTGGCAAGGCTGGCGTCGCCCGACAGACCATCGGCGAGCTGGCGCGGCTCCTCTGGCGGATGACCCGCCGGCGGTCGGTCTTTCCGGTGAACGGCCAAGCCCAACCGGCAGGTAGCGACCAGGGGAATCCCGAGAACCCCATGCAACTGCTGCGGGTGTTCTCCAAGTCGCTGTTCCACCAGAACGACGCCCTCGGCATGCTGTGCTGCAATCTCCGCAGCCTCAACCTCGCGGACGAGGCCGGCACGGTTCCGGAGGTCGCGATCTGCTATGGCCACGCGATGATGTCCCTGGCGGTGTTCAGAATGCCCGTCCAGGCCAAGCGGTTCGGCGAACGCGCCATGCGCATTGCCCGGGACTGCCAAAGTCCGGCGACCCTGGTCTCCCTCTACATTGCCCAGGCCCTGGTCGAACTGGGCTACGCCAACTGGAACGCCGCGTGTACCCACCTGGAAGACGCCGTGAAACACGCAACCGAACTGGGTGACGACTGGCAGCTCGGTGAGGCCCAGGCGGTGCTGGCCGATATCGCGCTCTTTCGCGGCGACTTCCCGGAAGCGGCGCTCCGTTACGGTGAGGTCGAGGTGAATGCCGAGCGGCGTGGCCTGGACGTTCAGAAAGCCTGGTGCGCGCGACCCGCCGTCGCCGAAGCCCTGCAGACGGGACACTGGGACGAAGCACTGGTGCACCTGGCGCGCCAGCGCACGCTCATCGACGAGATGTCGGATCCGCTGATTCGTATTGATGCGCTCGGCTTCGAGGCACTGGCTCACGTGGGTAAGGGCGATGACCAGGCGGCACTGGACTGTATTGCGGCGGCCCACGCCTTGATCCCCACCGTGTCGCCGCCAGTCGCATATCCGCGCTACCTTGGTTATCGCAGTCTCGGCGAGGCCTGCCTCACGCTGCTCGACCGCGACCCGGCCTCCGCGGCACGGCGGAAGCTGGCGCGCGAGGCGGTCGGGTATGTCTCTTCTTATGCCAGCGGCTTTGCCTTTGCCCGGCCTCGCGCTCATTTGCTGAGCGGCTGGTACCACGGCCTGCTGGGACACCACCGCCGCGCCAGGAAAGACCTCGCGACCGGCGCGCAGCTCGCCACGGCGCTCGGCATGCAGCCCGAGATCGCCCTGGCCCACGCGCTGATGCCCCGATTTCAGTGAAGCTTCCCGACTCGCCTCAACGCGTGTGGCACACGCCGCAGGCGATCTCAGACTGAAAGTTCATGGCCGGCTCGGTGACGTCAAGCCGGCCACTGTCAGCGATGAACTTCTGGCTGAGCGTCGCAAGGTTCGCCAGCCGGTACTCCAGCAACTCCTTGTACCGCCATGTGGCATAGGTTGGCGAGGTCTTCGCGTTCTCATACCAAATCCGGGCCCGGTCCAGGTCGCCCTTCTTGAGGAACGCATCGCCGTAGCCAATCAACGTCCCTTCGATGCTGTGCGGCGCGAGGTGATTGTTGTAGCACACTGGTTCGAGGATCGACTTGAAGCCGTACAGCGTGTGGGTAAGTTTGCGGAACGTCGTGTCTTGCTTGATGTTGAAACCGGCGCACTGGCTCAACATGAAGTGATACCCCTCCATCGCCTGGTCGTAGTCGGGGCCGTCGGCCGGAAGCATCGAGGCCAACATCCAGCCCTGCACGAACCCGGCAAACTGCGGATAGAGTAACGAGTTCTCGATCGACTGCATCTGGATCGCCGGCAGCT harbors:
- a CDS encoding oxidative damage protection protein, coding for MCGGPTGPPDQPVTNKSGRTVFCVKFQKDLPGLDAAPWPGEIGQRVYENVSAQAWKLWEERQKMILNEYRLMPWQKEGQEMIRTHMEDFFFGAGSALPPDFVPQQSK
- a CDS encoding KGG domain-containing protein, translating into MFEIRKARRGFASMSAEKQREIASKGGRAAHAKGTAHEWSADEARRAGRKGGQASRGGRGKLPSVE
- a CDS encoding FkbM family methyltransferase, which gives rise to MAKSKLALVFGVTLPLVAVAAFLSPRGQDFAERLAENRRCCQLPFTRAFAIALKETQGNPPYPSEIGQDKWVAEAMFPDVTDGVFLDVGSGHGQIGSNTRALEDRGWTGFCVDPFPVAMNGRTCRMITEVVSNEAGKKVQFHTHDGLGGIADTLGKWKAEAVKAPAVEMTTVTLAEVLKGAGAPGFIHFLSLDIEGAELDALRGIPFDTYRFGAMAIEHNEEEPKRADIITFLATHGYQRVHTYKQDDYFAPVTQRD
- a CDS encoding AAA family ATPase, translated to MPQPASLASFVPREIGYALAEGTTLSPRTTGAALVADISGFTPLTATLAAQLGPTRAAEELVYHLDGVFELLVNEIHRYRGSVIGFAGDAVTCWFDGGAEPEERAAARAVAAATGIRDALRDRHITSPSGQVFPIRVKAAIATGPASRFLVGDPAHQKFEVIAGAIMDRTARVERTITSGEVGVSAEVAELLQAQLQISEWRTGPHDAPVAIISRLARPVTPDPWPAEPRLDEAGVRPWMVKDVLERLTRGEEALMGGFRRVAALFVTLGGIDYDHDPDAGRKLDAFVRFVQEVLAAYDGHLVDLTMGDKGSYLFAAFGALRTHEDDARRAVTAALALRGSGGDADRPDAVRMGIAHAQVYVGAYGCAARRTFGIVGREVIVAARLMGKAEAGQTLVTADIAKASERSHRFDQLGPMLLSGLQGPREVHLLQGESDAPYHATTSSTPMVGRHREVALIRDALARPSATPGARAARLVIEANAGMGKSTLLQATRLVAEASGVRLLSGGADAIRRSTAYHAWRQVFRSVFGLSDRRMGRPEEPGLAERHCRERLGAMGAEWERLAPLLNPVLGLSIPDNRTTRAMAGQVRADNAHDLLIRVLQAESDQGAVVLFVEDLHWFDSASAALLRLAARDLSRIPIIATRRLSTEISHGWQVAPDAQIIVVGPLSDTETDELLRGVLAVDSIPADLTRWILERAEGSPFFTRELALALRDAGAVTIEGRACRLARTVTELTKQDFPDTVQGVIGSRLDRLPSQQQTAVRVASVIGRLFAIRLLGDVYPVTEDRPGLPESLAGLKTAEIAQPVGAAVEPSYLFSHALIQEVAYAGLLHQQRASLHLAIGEWIERHPSGDAGTDVPLLAHHFAHAAREERTSSTVRSKALKYLGDAGAQALKAYINTEAVRFFHEALDLAGSEAAPDALRWHAGLAHAHMALGEFGACRQHARTALDLLNMPFPAGKAGVARQTIGELARLLWRMTRRRSVFPVNGQAQPAGSDQGNPENPMQLLRVFSKSLFHQNDALGMLCCNLRSLNLADEAGTVPEVAICYGHAMMSLAVFRMPVQAKRFGERAMRIARDCQSPATLVSLYIAQALVELGYANWNAACTHLEDAVKHATELGDDWQLGEAQAVLADIALFRGDFPEAALRYGEVEVNAERRGLDVQKAWCARPAVAEALQTGHWDEALVHLARQRTLIDEMSDPLIRIDALGFEALAHVGKGDDQAALDCIAAAHALIPTVSPPVAYPRYLGYRSLGEACLTLLDRDPASAARRKLAREAVGYVSSYASGFAFARPRAHLLSGWYHGLLGHHRRARKDLATGAQLATALGMQPEIALAHALMPRFQ
- a CDS encoding ATP-grasp domain-containing protein, which encodes MSSRILLLATTTGYQTRMFAEAAAALDIELVYATDRCDHLDDPWRDGAIPVRFHEEWRSVDVVLKALEARPVSGVLVVGDRPSVMAAHLARLLGLPGHPPAAAAIACDKRLSRERLRAAGLPVPAFFTVPAATDPATLLARVSFPVVIKPTVLSASRGVIRADDAMSFVTAFARVRRLLGSSDVRDLRDAEADVIQIESYIPGAEYALEGVMEHGRLHTLAVFDKPDPLDGPFFEETIYVTPSRADAAVQRQIQEVVGRAAQAIGLHHGPVHAECRVNSSGVYVMEVAARPIGGLCAKALRFVKPGEPPVGLEHLLLRLALGEPRGEWQREPEASAVMMMPIARSGVFRGVAGVDAAKAVAGVDDVLVTAKPDQHLVALPEGASYLGFIFAHGPTPEAAEQSVREAHGRLVVSIEPWLEVLPQ
- a CDS encoding peptide MFS transporter; this encodes MSTPAAQDRAFFGHPRGLSTLFFTEMWERFSYYGMRALLLLYMTAPLTAGGLGFDAAQGGAVYGLYTSMVYLATMPGGWIADRLIGPRRAVLYGGIIIAAGHFSMAVPSLATFYLGLFLIVIGTGLLKGNVSVIVGKLYGETDIRRDAGFSIFYMGINLGAFLAPLVCGYLGQQVSWHLGFAAAGFGMLIGVIQYVMGATNLGDAGIDPAPAPTPAIAAQWKRQIQTWVGGGAVVVLVAGLAAYFGVIQVSATQVSDAAGVFLLVVVVGFFGWLLFSGGWTPEEKKRLYVITVLFFAASLFWSVFEQAGSTLNLFADRSTRTEAMGMSFPSSWFQSMNSFFIFMFAPVMAWLWIKLASSGKEPTSPAKFAFGLIFVGAGFLILVVPSRMAEQGAMVSPMWLTATYFLHTIGELALSPVGLSAMTTLAPPRIAGLMMGVWFLATSVGNFIGGRVSGFYESMALPTLFGSVAAFAMLAGFVLLALVPMMRQLLPKKGAAAK
- a CDS encoding CUAEP/CCAEP-tail radical SAM protein, with the translated sequence MRVVLLSTFDLGRQPFGLASPAAWLKRAGFEVRCIDLSRDKLSPDVMTGAGLAALYLPMHTATRLALPVIARLRAIDPSLTIAAYGLYAPLNEALLREHGVSIVLGPESEEELVAAAVALRTPALRTPALGTLAPGTLAPLAPLAPLAPLARLAFIQPDRSGLPALDRYASLQMPDGSRKVVGATDATRGCKHRCRHCPIVPVYDGQFRVVPIEVVMADVAALVAGGATHITFGDPDFFNGPTHARRLVEALHAAFPAVTYDVIIKVEHLLQHRELLPVLSRTGCLFVTSAVESVDDEVLAKLEKGHTRAGFLAAAALCRDEGLTLVPTFVAFTPWTTLEGYRDLQEVVEAAGLTSHVSPIQWGIRLLVTWQSRLLELEDIQQVIGPFDQKTLTFPWRHPDPRVDELQQQMMALASAPRLRTDVPYLNEPWYC